One Antedon mediterranea chromosome 1, ecAntMedi1.1, whole genome shotgun sequence genomic window, AAAATTAGTAAATCCTTTAATTCAAACCATATTTCCTAAAACCACCAAGGACAAATTAAAATTGTGCAAAGGATTACACagatttaataaaaatacagtatatgtaaatcttaaattttagtttaaaatgaaaataattgatTGACAAGGTTAAAAATCTTTCAGTTGTTACAACGTTGTACCAATAACCATAATAACCAATTGACTACTGTGGGAGCTGATTATACAATTAAACAGCAAATTAATTTCAAAGAAATCCCATAGTTCTTGTACCAATGTGTATATTACATTGTTGTCAGGCTTTGAAGATATGTATCGCGGCATGGCAAGTCATCTGCAGGTCGGAAATGTGCTTTCCAGACAGGCTCACCAACAAACAATCGCATAACTTGTATGTAATTCTGAAAAAGTAAATAATGACAAATGACAATTAACtggaaaattattacttttttgttgAATCAAACATTGTTGTCAGTTAATTATATTCGGAGccagatgaatttatttaatgaCAATGTCTATGTAAACTGTAAGACAATAGTAAATAGCTGATGGAGGTCGGCCATAATAGTAGGCAACTAGCAATTACAAAATTCTTTTAGATTTTCTCTGCACTGGCCATGCAATCTACAAATTCACATACAGTACACTGCATAGACCAAAATATAGACATTTAGATCAAATTTAAGGATGTACATGATTTCAGGACAAACTCTGTAATAAATCCCAGATACCTTTGTATCCAAGGTGAAGCGATGGTATATTCCTGCAGGCAACACAATCAGGTCGTTCTTCTCCACAGCAATTCTCACCCAACGTTCATCCCGATCTCTAAAATCAAAGTAACCACTTCCATCCAGAACAAACCGAATCTCTTCATCCGTATGAAGATGTTCCTCGAAAAAAGATTTTATCTGTatacaaaattgttttaaatgctTTAGCTTGTAATGTCTTGCctcaaaaaacatgaaaaatgaagtttAATAAATCCGAATCAGCAGTTTTAATCACTTGCAtacaaaaaaattaacaaaataatgatttcaattATCAAAAGACAAAATGGTTAAAATTATATTCAGGTGTAgttttgtgacattaaaatgacaattaaatgatattttttttcagggagacaatatATGTAAAGAATAAGAAATTTATCTACATTAATTTTTACCTGGGCTAATTTTGTGTTAGTAGTTTCTCATTCAAAGAACAAGCAATTAGGACTACATTGTTTTGTTTATcataaaattgtaattgtaaaattaatgaactattaacaaattattaaaaggTAAAAGAACTCTATTTCCTTGAGTTTTTCGCTTCAGCAAAATTGGTACTTAAAAATGGTTCTACTTTTTTAGAAGAGATGTCGCAACCAATCAGAGTTCTGGAAATTAGCTATGAAGCGTTCACGAGCACTCATACAAATCAAAAAACTCAGCAGACATGGATGAATTAAATATGCTGGTAGAGTATCAGGGCAAACACCATTTGCTACAGATTAAATGTTAGAAGTTCAAAGTTCAAATTTTTTGTGAGGTACTGTAAAAGATCACTGactgaattttataattttaattcaattcaattcaattctatGGTTAACATAGACAGCATTGTTGGACTTTGTAGATGAAAAAgtcaatattttgattttgaacCACAACTTATTCAGGGAACTTATTCCTACTGTTACCACAGTAGCTTCTTTGCAATATAAGCCTATATAAatataagttttattttttaacattccaTTGAGCATTTAGTGCACTATGCATCCTCCCAACTGTATATAGTAGgtggataaaataaaaaataaccaaaaaaagTCCTTGAGAAATATCAATTtagagaaaatataatattgttattttatacagTTACACGTAAGTTCATATTTTgcacaaaatgttgaatttatACATGGTTGAACTTAGTCAATAACATTACAATTCCAATTTAACAGAAAGTGCAAACAGACAAAGCTAAAAATAGCAATCACCCTAACCTATATGTCTACTTTGACATTCTATTGATTGATATAACATACTTTGGCCCCAATAGGATTACAAAGCAATACAAATTAAGAAAAACATACAGTTGAAAAGGGATCATGGATGGATGAAAATTAATTGTATCAAagtgttaaatttaattgtttgaattacattaaaatggaaggGGAGGGAGGTTAATAATCCACCTATACTAGGAAGATTGGTTTTGTTGAAAGTTATTAAATTAAAGTACTGTTTTTTCCTGATCTGATCTTTTTGTGGCCTggaataataaaatttaatgtttttaacctACTATAcagttattataaattaatgttagttttagactaggcctactagactaggcctactagactaggcctactagactaggcctactgACTGTTAGTTAGCGGCTCCTTCACAGCTCCCAGTTATGGAGGGCGGCCGCTCCAGGACCCTAGCCAGCGGCCTACGTTACGGCCCCTGCATTATATGCCACTGACTGTAGTACCTACTTTTTCTTCATAATTGGGAAGTTTCTCTGGAGAAACAGTTATAAAATCTTCATAGGAATATCCTCTTTCTTTGCGTATTTTGTCAAGCAACCCTTCTTGTTTGTAATTGTCTGCATCTacctataaataaaaatttaaaattgaatataaattgtttcaatttaaaacGATTTGTCGCACCGAtagtgggccgaatcgtcccaccaATAGTGGCCCTAAttgtctcagggccgaatcgtctcagggctgAATCGTCCCGAATTCAATAAACTTACACAAAACGACGacgaaataatttaataatttagttttttttctacagaattGAATTGTTTGAAGTGAATaacttaatatattattaaaactgcaaaatggcctataataaagtctgattttatcaatcttcatctttttttcatattgtttggatggggacaatacatttttaaatacatgaTTGTTGTTTTAATAGTTCAAACACCTTTGAAAACTTGataaaaaccacaaaaaaaaaacaatataacataataacaaTCACTGGTTTGGACGAATTGTCTCACTAAAAGTGgaaagtgggccgaatcgtcccggattcctattattacagtatatatgcataggcctagtatagtacgctagcctaggcctagtcaagAATAAGACAGAGGAGTGACTCAcaacatattaatattattctgaATGAATGTGAGCTTACCTGCCAATATTTTATACCATGTGAATCCAAATAGTCTAAATCCAACATTTGCACAGGCTCTAGATGGTGTTCAAGACGTTGATCGTCTTCTTTATCATTATCCATCAACCAGACTTTCACCATGTTGACGACTTTTTTAGGCCTATTAGCCCTAGCCTATAccacaaataggcctactctcTCTCTCAAACACGTGACATAGTTTCATGTAAATACGATATCGAcgatttcaacaacaaaaaatcgTATGCTCTCTAGATAGAGGGCACATGGTTAAAATAATACTTACGGCCTTGTTTTACGTTAATTGATTCCctgcgtggttcccactactGTAGAACGCAACATAACGCAGTGTATGTTTTCCCGGTGTTCTTTTGCCTTTAcgctgcgttacgtccttgcttTGCGTCTCAATTGGGAACCAAtagaccgggcgcccggaagatttattcatgtgaaaagatacaaaaggtttgatgatgtagttaggtgcgtattagggcgagatgcaatattcgacattgctgccgggtcacagcctgtacataagggcctgtggggatcataacataggggggtaaaaatgcatttatttatgtgaagcgatacaaggatgataaacttttttggatatcattcgcagtgggctactaatgataacatcaccaatgacagcaactttatcctgtacggggcgccaaacagcaacattttagggccacgcccaaatgggtttatttatgtgaagcgatacaaggttgaatctttCTTTAAATGGCAGCAGTATATATTGGGGATGTcaaaaacaccaatgacagcaactttatcctgtacataagctcagacagcagccctaaaggtccgcagtttccccctattcggctatatactcggcgcgtatgtcgtctaatggcgttcagctgagttagaaatacgtgatacggactcggactgacaataaatacacagtagaatgataaaacaataaataaagagagcagttgtttcctgtaccaaatcatcaaacatcaaactcttaggaactcgcccaaaatgggtttatccatgaagtgtgtaatcatttttgaaaaaaaatggtttttttttttcactttatcCGGTACACGTACAGCAGCTCAAATGCCCGAGGCTCCATTCGTGACATTTGTCTTAATGTTCGTACTGAATGGTGGGTTGAACCATATTATGTTTCTCCCTCTGTTTCTTCTTATACCGGATGCGGAGTGGTGGGTGTAGAGTAAGTTTGTGTCCGCTTGTTCGAAGTGCTTCGCTGTAGTTGCTTGGTGTTTTCGAATGTTTCTTCGTCGCTTGATAATTGACTTATACGCTTATTAACTCCTGCCGGGATCTGCTTTAATATCGCAGGAGGGTGGTTAGAGGCTATGTTTATGTAAATGCGTTGGTTGCCTGGTTTTCTATATGGTTGGTATTTCCCAGTCTGCAAATTAAACGTTACGTCCAAGTAGTTTACGGATTGCTTACTCGATTCCGTAGTTATCTTTAGTCCGAAATTactgaatattttatataactcTGCTTTTATCGCAATAATTTTACGGGATGACACATTCTTGAATGCCGCCAAACCATCGTCTCGGTAGAGGCCGATTAAACTTTTATCGAATTGTTGACCAAGTTTGTGAAGGATGAATAGCCCAATCAGCTCGCATACCTCCGCCCCGTCGTAACTGCCCATGGCTACATCGAAGAATGTAgaacagaaaagaaaataacaaaatagtaaaggaaaaaatataagaaaaggCAAAAATAAGATAAAcggaaaaaacagaaaaaatatagaaataattaaaagaagAAAGGGAAGTATAGACAGAGAATTGGAAAAgggaaaaataaagaaaatgaaagaggaaaatgaaaaataaaagaaaaaatgagattaaaattactagaataaaaaatcaataagaGAAAGAAATTGTTTAAGAAACAATGGAAAGAGAATGAGAATAAAAAGAAGAAACTTGTTCCTCTACCAAATTATTCCTCTCAGCAATACGAGTAAAATAACGACAACTTGATGAATTTTCTTCATAAAACGGCCTGTTAATGTGCAAATCCTCATCCTGTCCGCTTTATCTTATAGTACCTTAGTGTGTCTTTTAATTAACTCTAACCTTAATTGAAAGCTAGAGAAAATGTTTCTATTCTGGTTTCTATGTTGTAGAAACTTCCATTCCAACAATTGATGTGCCAAATGCTAGCTATCTGCATTAATCGTTAACGATATATTTGTATcttttaaagtattattattgcCCTTTTTTACGTTTTGTTTTACAATATACAATTTGCAAGAATATTATTTAAGATTTTATCAAATTTAGTAAAGCTTATGAttcattattacataatttatgttaaagtaagaaatatttatgttttatatatttattctaaGCCAAGGACAAAACAAATCATAAATTAAACTTAAGCCTGCTTGACAAATTTAGAATTGATTGCGCGTTTGGATTTATCTTGAGTCTTGTTATTGAAAACATATTACTATATATTGTCCCTAACCAATTATAGTTCCTAAAGTTTCTAAAAAGCTTCTAGAGCATCTCACGCCAGCGTCTTCAGAATGACCACAGTTGTGCTCTCCAATACGATTTGAAGGACACTGATACAGACCAATTTCTGTACCAACACATGCAACATCATCTAGCAAAATAGGACCAGATCCCTGTCCAAAGTGCGCACCAGAGAACGCTTCACTTGAGCCTGTGTACCCAAGAGAATTACAGACAACATCGGCGTCATTAACTCCCCACGAATCATCGCAGACTGTACCCCACCTACCCTTGCTATATATCTCAACGCGGCCTTCTAATTCAGTGTCACCTCCAACAAGACGCactacaaaatatacataataatcattaattatttaaaattacaatatcaAACGTCAATTCAGGCCGCTAGATaactttataaatgttttagtgAATTAATACAAGAGTAATCAGTTACCTAAATAAAAGCATTCCACCCCAGCATCTTCAGAATGAACACAGTTTTCTATTCCTAAACCTGCGTGTGAACAGTCTATAATCGATGTTTCATCCCCATTGCACTCAACATTGTCAAGATGTATAGGTCCTGTTCCTTCACCCCAGAAAGCTTTTGCTGTTACCCTTACAGCACCTGAATATCCAAGCTGTTTGCAAATTACTCTACCGTCTTCTGTGCCCCAGTCATCATCACAAACTGTTCCCCATACGCCATTGTAGAGTATCTCGACACGTCCTTCGTTCGAGGTAGAACCACCCCGAAGCCTAACAGGcactaaatattttaaaaggaaaatgaaataattcaattcaattcaattcacttttatttcagaacgaAGTCCATATCATAACATattctaataaataaatgtaagtaAGTAAAAAATCTATACCACATATCGCACATAATAAGGCCGTCGGAAAACCGTCGGTTTTCAACTGGGgtgaaataatattatactgaTACAAGTTAACATACGTAAAAGTATACATGAAATTATGTAGGCCTGCAGAAGTTCAATCCATTTTCTGTGCAACTTTGAATCTTTTAGAATTCGAGAAAAAACACATGTTAATaataaaggcccatttacactaggacgataacgatcgacgataaatatattataagcatgcattttttttttatataaaacagaAGAACTATATGacaaccatctatgcttcctttgataaaaattatatttccacacatccaatcaaatgacgataaataaataaaaataataaacaccTCCCATAATGCTTATCCAAAAAGCCTGCTTGGTATTCACTACGGTAATCTTTGAAATCTGTAGGCTTTTCTAAGCGGACATCTCTAAATAAGTAGAACAATTTTTATGGATCGGATAAACCGCTATGATAATGTTTTTCCCAACTAATAGTACTAGTCTATACGTCAAATTATACGTTTATGTAAGTAAAGTAACGTTCTTCAGTTACCTAAATTAACGCATTCGACTCCAGCATCTTCAGAATGA contains:
- the LOC140054609 gene encoding acireductone dioxygenase-like, with translation MVKVWLMDNDKEDDQRLEHHLEPVQMLDLDYLDSHGIKYWQVDADNYKQEGLLDKIRKERGYSYEDFITVSPEKLPNYEEKIKSFFEEHLHTDEEIRFVLDGSGYFDFRDRDERWVRIAVEKNDLIVLPAGIYHRFTLDTKNYIQVMRLFVGEPVWKAHFRPADDLPCRDTYLQSLTTM